From a single Brassica napus cultivar Da-Ae chromosome C9, Da-Ae, whole genome shotgun sequence genomic region:
- the LOC106432839 gene encoding GATA transcription factor 21: MGSNFHYSIDLNEDQSHHEEPFFYPLGSSSSLLHNYQVPSNSSSSISSLSSYLPFLINSQEDQHVAYNNTYQYEHLNFSQPLKANMFNGGSSSSSYDHMVPKKEKRLKLTIRKKDHHDDQTDFLHQNPTKPNSESDKWMMSPKMRLIKKTITNNKQPTDQANNNNNRNHKEDHYPLNQKTSFEKDHDEDLKKVTTKTTTAVTTENRYNTIKVNGYGNNNGVIRVCSDCNTTKTPLWRSGPRGPKSLCNACGIRQRKARKAAMAAAVAAGDQEVVAAQLQQILAKKKLQSKKKRSNGGDKFNLSPPIMAKTKKCKIKEQEQEDTTTVAGDSEISKSTTSSDSSISSNKLCFDDLAIMLSKSSAYQQVFPQDEKEAAILLMALSHGMVHG, encoded by the exons ATGGGTTCGAATTTTCATTACTCTATAGATCTAAACGAAGATCAAAGCCATCATGAAGAGCCCTTTTTCTATCCTCTTGGATCCTCTTCGTCTCTTCTTCATAATTATCAAGTTCCTTCTAATTCTTCGTCGTCCATTTCTTCTCTCTCCTCTTATCTCCCTTTCTTGATCAACTCTCAAGAAGATCAACATGTTGCCTATAACAACACTTATCAATACGAGCATCTCAATTTTTCTCAACCCCTAAAg GCCAACATGTTTAACGgtggatcatcatcatcttcatacgATCATATGGTGCCAAAGAAGGAGAAAAGACTGAAACTAACGATAAGGAAAAAAGATCATCACGACGATCAAACCgattttcttcatcaaaaccCGACAAAACCCAATTCAGAGTCCGACAAGTGGATGATGTCCCCAAAGATGCGGTTGATTAAGAAAACAATCACCAACAATAAACAGCCCACTGATCAGGCTAATAACAACAATAATCGTAATCATAAAGAAGATCACTACCCTTTAAATCAGAAGACTAGTTTCGAAAAAGATCACGATGAAGATCTCAAGAAAGTCACGACCAAGACGACCACGGCCGTCACCACGGAAAATCGCTACAATACAATCAAGGTTAATGGTTATGGTAATAACAATGGCGTGATTAGGGTTTGTTCCGATTGTAACACTACCAAGACTCCTCTTTGGCGAAGTGGGCCTCGAGGTCCCAAg TCTCTTTGTAACGCATGTGGCATAAGACAAAGAAAGGCGAGGAAGGCCGCAATGGCTGCAGCCGTCGCTGCGGGCGACCAAGAGGTGGTGGCGGCACAGCTGCAACAGATACTTGCGAAAAAAAAGTTGCAAAGCAAGAAAAAGCGATCTAATGGAGGAGACAAATTTAATCTCTCTCCTCCGATAATGGCCAAGACAAAAAAGTGCAAGATCAAAGAACAAGAACAGGAAGACACGACCACGGTTGCCGGAGATTCAGAAATTAGCAAATCAACAACCTCTTCTGATTCTTCAATCTCGTCGAACAAGCTGTGCTTCGATGACTTGGCGATAATGTTGAGCAAAAGCTCAGCTTATCAACAAGTGTTCCCACAAGATGAGAAGGAAGCTGCTATTTTGCTCATGGCTCTGTCGCATGGAATGGTTCATGGCTGA
- the LOC111209537 gene encoding uncharacterized protein LOC111209537, giving the protein MQTPMIISGGEDNEDEYTPDEIMQLVESSSPTTNVYDGTNFSGEESFRVRFTDDPYAVPVVVQSSTGYITINVNEESCGPSFSDSNASAMASVDASGLFGCCLGSNGAWSTDEVRVRVRVRVRVRVRVRVGRRIAGEVSWRRQCLTNVSSCGENF; this is encoded by the coding sequence ATGCAAACGCCGATGATAATCTCTGGAGGAGAAGATAACGAGGACGAGTATACTCCTGACGAAATCATGCAGCTCGTTGAGTCTTCTTCACCGACGACGAACGTCTACGACGGAACTAACTTTTCCGGCGAGGAGAGTTTCAGAGTGAGGTTTACCGACGATCCGTACGCGGTTCCGGTGGTTGTTCAGTCATCTACGGGTTACATCACGATCAACGTCAACGAGGAGAGCTGTGGTCCTTCGTTTTCAGACAGCAACGCTTCCGCCATGGCGAGCGTCGACGCAAGCGGTCTGTTCGGTTGCTGCCTCGGTTCGAACGGCGCGTGGAGTACAGACGAGGTGAGAGTGAGAGTGAGAGTGAGAGTGAGAGTGAGAGTGAGAGTGAGAGTGGGACGACGAATTGCTGGCGAGGTTTCTTGGCGAAGACAGTGTTTGACCAATGTGTCGTCTTGCGGAGAAAACTTTTAA